The following proteins are co-located in the Streptobacillus canis genome:
- a CDS encoding exodeoxyribonuclease III gives MKKYISWNVNGLRACIKKGFLDYFNDQKPNIIGLQEIKMSEGQLDLELPGYYTYYNYAEKKGYSGTAIFTDIEPISVTYGIGIEEHDKEGRVITAEFEDYYFITVYTPNSKNELERLDYRMIWEDEFRKYLKNLEKNKPVIVCGDLNVAHKEIDLKNPKTNTRSAGFTIEERNKFTELVESGFIDTFRYFYPDKIHAYSWWSYRGNARKNNTGWRIDYFCVSDSLKDRLVDAEIHSEIEGSDHCPVVLYIK, from the coding sequence ATGAAAAAATATATATCTTGGAATGTAAATGGATTAAGAGCTTGCATAAAAAAGGGCTTTTTAGATTATTTTAATGATCAAAAGCCAAATATTATTGGTCTACAAGAAATAAAAATGAGTGAAGGACAATTAGATTTAGAGTTACCGGGTTATTATACATATTATAATTATGCTGAAAAAAAAGGTTATTCAGGAACTGCTATTTTTACTGATATAGAGCCTATTTCTGTTACTTATGGGATTGGAATTGAAGAACATGATAAAGAGGGAAGAGTAATAACAGCAGAATTTGAAGATTATTATTTTATTACAGTTTATACACCTAATTCTAAAAATGAACTTGAAAGATTAGACTATAGAATGATTTGGGAAGATGAATTTAGAAAATATCTTAAAAATTTAGAAAAAAATAAGCCTGTAATTGTATGTGGTGATTTAAATGTTGCTCATAAAGAAATTGATTTAAAAAATCCTAAAACAAATACAAGAAGTGCTGGATTTACTATAGAGGAAAGAAATAAATTTACTGAACTTGTTGAAAGTGGATTTATAGATACATTTAGATATTTTTATCCAGATAAAATTCATGCATATTCTTGGTGGTCGTATAGAGGTAATGCAAGAAAGAATAATACAGGATGGAGAATAGATTATTTTTGTGTTTCTGATAGTTTAAAAGATAGATTAGTTGATGCTGAAATACATTCAGAAATTGAAGGTTCAGATCATTGTCCGGTGGTACTATATATTAAATAA
- the rsmH gene encoding 16S rRNA (cytosine(1402)-N(4))-methyltransferase RsmH encodes MEYHLPVLYSEVLENIIENRDLIYMDCTLGGGGHSEGILSNSTDNSKLIAIDQDENAIKFASERLKKFGNKVSIFKNNFENLDVVAYLAGYDKVDRILMDIGVSSKQLDDDKRGFSYRREAKLDMRMDESQEISAYEVINDFKEEEIADILYKYGEEPKSRKIAKYIVEYRKNKKIETTIELADIVIKAIGKSMKKHPAKRTFQAIRIYVNRELEVLEKALDKSIELLNPGGRLLVITFHSLEDRIVKEKFRNYENPCTCPFDLPICKCGNRPKGKVLTRKPIVSKEEELEQNNRAHSAKLRVFIKGEE; translated from the coding sequence ATGGAATATCATTTACCGGTACTATACAGTGAAGTTTTAGAAAATATCATAGAAAATAGGGATTTAATATATATGGATTGCACACTTGGTGGAGGAGGACATAGTGAAGGTATCTTATCAAATTCTACTGATAATTCAAAGCTTATTGCTATAGACCAAGATGAAAATGCAATCAAATTTGCAAGTGAAAGATTAAAAAAATTTGGAAATAAAGTAAGTATATTTAAAAATAATTTTGAAAATTTAGATGTTGTTGCATATTTAGCAGGATATGATAAAGTTGATAGAATATTAATGGATATAGGGGTTTCTTCAAAACAATTGGATGATGATAAAAGAGGATTTTCTTATAGAAGAGAAGCCAAACTAGATATGCGTATGGATGAAAGTCAAGAAATAAGTGCATATGAAGTAATAAATGATTTTAAAGAAGAAGAGATTGCAGATATTTTATATAAGTATGGTGAAGAACCAAAATCAAGGAAAATCGCTAAATACATAGTTGAATATAGAAAGAATAAAAAAATTGAAACAACAATTGAGCTTGCTGATATAGTAATAAAAGCTATTGGAAAAAGTATGAAAAAGCATCCTGCAAAAAGAACTTTTCAAGCAATTAGAATTTATGTAAATAGAGAACTTGAAGTACTTGAAAAAGCCTTAGATAAATCAATAGAATTATTGAACCCAGGTGGGAGATTATTAGTAATTACTTTCCATTCATTGGAAGATAGAATTGTAAAAGAAAAATTTAGAAATTATGAAAATCCATGCACATGTCCATTTGATTTGCCAATTTGTAAATGTGGTAATAGACCAAAAGGTAAAGTATTAACAAGAAAACCAATTGTATCAAAAGAAGAAGAATTAGAGCAAAATAATAGAGCACACTCAGCAAAACTTAGAGTGTTTATAAAAGGAGAAGAGTAA
- the mraZ gene encoding division/cell wall cluster transcriptional repressor MraZ encodes MFIGEYSCSVDTKGRLMLPAKFREMLNGENFFITKGVNGQIDLYNLENWKEVVEKLSKVKQTDEKATKFKRFIIGSAQEIELDSQGRLTVTSTLKKYAELSKKATVIGMGNKIEIWDSEKLDTYRDDEDINEIMGEIDIDF; translated from the coding sequence ATGTTTATAGGTGAATATAGTTGTAGCGTAGATACTAAAGGTCGTTTGATGCTTCCAGCAAAATTTAGAGAAATGCTTAATGGTGAAAATTTCTTTATAACAAAAGGTGTTAATGGACAAATAGATTTATATAACCTTGAAAACTGGAAAGAAGTTGTAGAAAAACTATCAAAAGTAAAACAAACAGATGAAAAAGCTACTAAATTTAAAAGATTTATTATAGGATCTGCACAAGAAATTGAACTTGATTCACAAGGAAGACTTACAGTTACATCTACTTTAAAAAAATATGCAGAGCTTTCAAAAAAAGCCACAGTAATTGGAATGGGTAACAAAATTGAAATATGGGATAGTGAAAAACTTGATACATATAGAGATGATGAAGATATAAACGAAATAATGGGAGAAATAGATATAGACTTCTAA